Proteins from a single region of Bdellovibrio bacteriovorus HD100:
- a CDS encoding TIGR02285 family protein, which produces MKCSLFSFILPFFGMWLSPQIAGAIEPPPQKPAIQWIVNDFPPFLVLSGEGMMVDISKAKGPFASIYQEIERALPAYSHRFVRVSFSRAEKLFSGQGGYCTVLLQRTKEREKFLIFGDELARAFPVGLVVHAKDTPGIRDEQKDVDLKELLASGKFRLGVIQSRAYTQQIDDILSHSGHATKIVGDSAMGNLFLMLEKKRVNGVLAYALEKTDYERNNIAVPPLKFLKVKNMPNHISVWASCEKSLRGEQILKDLTRAVREKNVKGKIYKYFMQELPPDMKKGYRALYDTPP; this is translated from the coding sequence ATGAAATGCAGCCTTTTTTCTTTTATTTTACCATTCTTTGGGATGTGGCTTTCGCCACAAATTGCCGGGGCGATTGAACCGCCGCCGCAGAAGCCTGCTATTCAGTGGATCGTGAATGATTTTCCGCCTTTTTTGGTGCTTTCGGGTGAGGGAATGATGGTGGATATTTCAAAGGCCAAAGGGCCCTTTGCCAGTATTTACCAAGAGATTGAGCGGGCTTTGCCGGCTTATTCGCATCGTTTTGTGCGGGTCTCTTTTTCCCGTGCGGAAAAACTTTTCAGTGGGCAGGGGGGCTATTGCACGGTGCTTTTGCAAAGAACCAAAGAGCGTGAAAAGTTTCTGATCTTTGGTGATGAACTGGCGCGGGCATTTCCTGTGGGGCTGGTGGTGCATGCCAAGGATACGCCGGGGATCCGGGATGAGCAGAAGGACGTGGATTTAAAAGAGCTGCTGGCCAGCGGGAAATTTCGCCTGGGAGTGATTCAAAGCCGCGCCTACACCCAGCAGATTGATGACATTCTTTCCCACAGCGGGCATGCGACAAAGATTGTCGGTGACAGTGCCATGGGAAATCTTTTTCTGATGCTGGAAAAAAAACGGGTCAATGGCGTTTTGGCTTACGCACTGGAAAAAACCGATTACGAGCGCAACAACATCGCTGTGCCGCCGTTGAAATTTTTGAAGGTCAAAAACATGCCCAACCATATCTCGGTGTGGGCGTCCTGTGAAAAATCCCTGCGTGGCGAACAGATTCTAAAAGACTTGACCCGCGCCGTGCGGGAAAAAAATGTGAAGGGTAAAATCTATAAGTACTTCATGCAGGAGCTTCCGCCGGACATGAAAAAAGGCTACCGGGCTCTTTACGACACTCCACCTTAG
- a CDS encoding prenyltransferase/squalene oxidase repeat-containing protein, whose product MKYLLFLLGLISATAQARYEKHIDSALDFLAHYQTTGREGYEPGQWRSRVTSYVPSAIGVGKFGVAYDEPSAFSAAATSNVLAETYFYNPRLAKIPPMVRKTAWGLAPYRWGDLFNFYPPSSFKGVRTRGPRNMYLAPQWKGFANIPPDADTTSVTHTYLHLLKSLEAGQSPRSRAALMPAEVIDALSSARDLSRLPHTYNAAQLHVNTGAFMTWLWDEKDPDMPRNIFAAPHRGTRIPFNVNDVDCVVNANVLKLLTYAKKTEGPGYQASCRHLNRVVEKRQFYFCGMYYPSRYALPYAMATTINAGASCLEPSRQKLLNYVLALQHKDGSWRNSFMARPDYAHSTAWALNTLLILGDPKNEWHRERVRRGLNFLLSQAQKDSAGRLFWSGQVFFAATFVARFPVVWRSTGYTTALAVKALALADLRWH is encoded by the coding sequence ATGAAATATCTGCTGTTTTTACTGGGCCTGATCAGTGCAACCGCACAGGCCCGTTATGAAAAACACATCGACTCGGCCCTGGATTTTCTGGCGCACTATCAGACGACAGGCCGCGAGGGCTATGAACCCGGACAGTGGCGATCGCGAGTGACCTCCTATGTGCCCAGCGCGATCGGCGTGGGCAAGTTTGGCGTCGCTTACGATGAGCCCAGTGCGTTTTCAGCCGCCGCCACCTCCAATGTTCTGGCTGAGACGTATTTCTATAATCCTCGGCTTGCCAAAATCCCGCCAATGGTTCGCAAAACCGCCTGGGGGCTGGCCCCCTATCGCTGGGGGGATCTGTTTAATTTCTACCCGCCATCAAGTTTTAAGGGCGTGCGCACGCGCGGACCGCGCAACATGTATCTGGCCCCGCAGTGGAAAGGTTTTGCCAACATCCCGCCTGACGCTGACACCACCTCGGTCACTCACACCTATCTGCATTTGTTAAAAAGCCTGGAAGCCGGTCAATCCCCGCGCAGCAGGGCCGCCTTAATGCCTGCAGAGGTGATTGACGCCTTATCCTCGGCCCGCGATCTGTCCCGGCTTCCCCACACTTACAATGCCGCGCAACTGCATGTGAACACCGGTGCCTTCATGACGTGGTTGTGGGACGAAAAAGATCCGGACATGCCACGCAATATCTTTGCAGCCCCTCATCGGGGCACGCGGATTCCTTTCAACGTCAACGACGTCGACTGTGTCGTAAATGCCAATGTGTTAAAACTTCTGACCTACGCCAAAAAAACCGAAGGACCCGGTTATCAGGCCAGTTGCCGACATCTGAATCGGGTTGTTGAAAAAAGACAGTTCTATTTCTGCGGAATGTACTATCCCAGCCGCTATGCTCTACCCTATGCGATGGCAACCACGATCAACGCCGGGGCTTCGTGCCTGGAACCCTCTCGACAAAAACTACTGAACTATGTCCTGGCCCTGCAGCACAAGGACGGTTCCTGGCGAAACAGCTTTATGGCAAGACCGGATTATGCACATTCCACTGCATGGGCGCTGAATACATTGCTGATTCTGGGCGACCCGAAAAACGAGTGGCATCGGGAACGTGTGCGCCGGGGTTTGAATTTTCTGCTGTCGCAGGCCCAAAAAGATTCCGCAGGAAGACTGTTCTGGAGTGGTCAGGTGTTCTTTGCCGCCACATTCGTGGCAAGATTTCCGGTGGTGTGGAGGTCGACGGGTTACACCACGGCCCTGGCCGTGAAAGCCCTGGCACTGGCTGATTTGCGCTGGCACTAA
- a CDS encoding 30S ribosomal protein S1, producing MTKQLNKAALEKQKVLAFLDAEDAKVPANPGILNAKADKAGDFDSLFEASMKEQDFKVGDVVTGSVVEVQSDYVLVDINYKSEGLIAINEFRIVDGVRDVKAGDKVEVLIDRIENENGMIVLSKDKADMLRAWTDISKAAENEEVIEGTVVAKVKGGLSVDIGVKAFLPGSQIDLRPVRNMDVYLGKKFKFKVIKFNKKRGNIVLSRRALLEEERDSLRSQTLDTMAEGSVVTGVVKNITDYGAFIDLGGMDGLLHITDMSWGRVKHPSEMLNVGDEIQVKVLKYDKEKERVSLGMKQLHADPWESVKASYPPGTKLKGKVVSLAEYGAFVELGEGIEGLIHVSEMSWTKRVKHPSQIVTVDQEVEVVVLEVDTENRRISLGMKQLQANPWVEMKESYAPGTIIEGEVKSVTDFGIFIGIEEGIDGLVHISDFSWTKRVNHPNELYAKGQKVRAVVLGVDIENERFSLGIKQLESDPWSNIENKYAIGTQHDVKVTKTADFGAFVELESDIEGLIHISELTTEKINSVEEFIKPGQSVKAEVISIDKDARKIGLSAKLVKLRESKADVDDYVKKATATSKSTFGDLFADQLKNVKTDKQ from the coding sequence ATGACAAAACAATTGAACAAAGCCGCATTGGAGAAACAGAAAGTTCTTGCTTTCTTGGATGCTGAAGACGCAAAGGTTCCAGCAAATCCTGGCATTTTGAATGCGAAAGCTGACAAAGCTGGTGACTTCGACTCTCTATTCGAAGCTTCCATGAAAGAACAAGACTTCAAGGTCGGCGACGTTGTAACAGGTTCTGTAGTTGAAGTTCAGTCTGACTACGTACTTGTTGATATCAACTACAAGTCTGAAGGCTTGATCGCGATCAACGAATTCCGCATTGTTGACGGCGTTCGTGATGTTAAAGCTGGAGACAAAGTAGAAGTTTTGATCGACCGTATCGAAAACGAAAACGGCATGATCGTTCTTTCCAAAGACAAAGCAGACATGCTTCGTGCTTGGACAGACATCTCTAAAGCAGCAGAAAACGAAGAAGTTATCGAAGGTACTGTTGTTGCTAAAGTTAAAGGCGGCTTGAGCGTTGATATCGGCGTTAAAGCATTCCTTCCAGGTTCTCAAATCGACCTGCGTCCGGTTCGCAACATGGACGTATACCTGGGCAAGAAGTTCAAATTCAAAGTTATCAAGTTCAACAAGAAACGTGGCAACATCGTTCTTTCCCGCCGCGCGCTTCTTGAAGAAGAACGTGACAGCTTGCGCTCTCAAACTCTTGACACTATGGCAGAAGGTTCTGTTGTTACTGGTGTTGTTAAAAACATCACTGACTACGGTGCGTTCATCGACCTTGGTGGCATGGACGGTTTGTTGCACATCACTGATATGTCTTGGGGCCGCGTAAAACATCCATCTGAGATGTTGAACGTAGGTGACGAAATCCAAGTTAAAGTTCTTAAGTATGACAAAGAAAAAGAACGCGTATCTTTGGGCATGAAACAGCTTCACGCAGATCCTTGGGAATCCGTAAAAGCTTCTTACCCTCCAGGCACTAAACTGAAAGGCAAAGTTGTATCTTTGGCTGAGTACGGTGCATTCGTTGAGCTGGGTGAAGGCATTGAAGGTCTGATCCACGTTTCTGAAATGTCTTGGACTAAACGTGTAAAACACCCTTCTCAGATCGTGACTGTTGATCAAGAAGTTGAAGTAGTGGTTCTTGAAGTAGACACTGAAAACCGCCGCATCAGCTTGGGTATGAAACAACTTCAGGCCAACCCATGGGTTGAAATGAAAGAATCATACGCTCCAGGTACAATCATCGAAGGCGAAGTGAAATCCGTAACTGACTTCGGTATCTTCATCGGCATCGAAGAAGGCATCGACGGTTTGGTTCACATCTCTGACTTCTCTTGGACTAAACGTGTAAATCATCCAAATGAACTTTACGCTAAAGGCCAAAAAGTTCGCGCGGTTGTATTGGGCGTGGACATCGAGAACGAAAGATTCTCTTTGGGTATCAAACAACTTGAGTCTGACCCTTGGTCAAACATCGAGAACAAATACGCTATCGGCACTCAACACGATGTTAAAGTCACTAAAACAGCTGACTTCGGTGCATTCGTTGAACTTGAATCCGATATCGAAGGTTTGATCCACATTTCTGAACTGACTACTGAAAAAATCAACTCTGTTGAAGAATTCATCAAGCCAGGTCAGTCTGTAAAAGCTGAAGTTATCTCTATCGACAAAGACGCTCGTAAGATCGGCTTGTCTGCAAAACTTGTTAAACTTCGCGAATCAAAAGCGGATGTTGACGATTACGTTAAAAAAGCGACTGCAACTTCCAAGTCCACTTTCGGTGACTTGTTTGCTGACCAGTTGAAAAACGTAAAAACTGACAAGCAATAG
- the sppA gene encoding signal peptide peptidase SppA, with translation MKGSFFKKLIIIFLVFVGLGALLKMSGDFFGSEDKRVTAKNTILHLEMNGVILNGKKFIKNLKKYRDDDKVKAILISINSPGGSVGPSQELFAEIKRVRDEIKKPVVCVSTGVMASGAYYAAVACDKIVVAPGALVGSIGVIMEFANLEKLYDWAKISRYSITSGKFKDSGAEYRPMREDERSLFQSMIDEVYAQFKGTVATERKLKEEVVAEYADGRVFTGATAVKVGFADQEGYFDDAVKLAAEIAKLGDNYDVFEVPKKKVSIFDLGGGDTEDDLNSMAEFADVLKGKSFGADMEGAMKYILRAKYLNQPLMLMPGYWE, from the coding sequence ATGAAGGGCAGCTTTTTCAAAAAACTGATTATTATCTTTTTGGTGTTCGTAGGCCTTGGTGCCTTGTTGAAAATGAGCGGGGACTTCTTCGGAAGTGAAGACAAGCGGGTCACTGCCAAAAACACCATTCTGCATCTGGAAATGAACGGCGTTATTCTTAACGGCAAGAAGTTCATTAAAAACCTAAAAAAGTACCGTGACGACGACAAGGTCAAAGCGATCCTGATCAGCATCAATTCTCCGGGCGGCTCTGTGGGACCTTCCCAGGAACTGTTTGCTGAAATCAAACGCGTTCGTGATGAAATTAAAAAGCCGGTTGTCTGTGTCAGCACGGGTGTGATGGCCAGCGGGGCTTATTATGCGGCCGTGGCTTGTGACAAGATCGTCGTGGCTCCAGGGGCGCTGGTGGGTTCCATCGGTGTGATCATGGAATTTGCGAATCTGGAAAAGCTGTATGACTGGGCGAAGATCTCCCGTTACTCCATCACTTCCGGCAAGTTCAAGGACTCGGGTGCCGAGTACCGTCCCATGCGTGAAGATGAAAGAAGTCTGTTCCAGAGCATGATTGATGAAGTCTATGCTCAGTTCAAAGGAACTGTGGCGACAGAGCGCAAGCTGAAAGAGGAAGTGGTTGCTGAGTACGCGGACGGCCGCGTGTTCACTGGTGCAACGGCGGTGAAAGTGGGCTTTGCCGATCAGGAAGGCTACTTTGACGATGCGGTGAAACTGGCAGCAGAAATCGCCAAGCTGGGTGACAATTACGATGTCTTTGAAGTTCCCAAAAAGAAAGTCAGCATCTTTGACCTTGGGGGCGGTGACACGGAAGACGACCTGAACAGCATGGCGGAATTCGCCGATGTTCTGAAAGGCAAATCTTTCGGTGCGGATATGGAAGGCGCGATGAAATACATCCTGCGCGCGAAGTATCTGAATCAGCCGCTGATGTTGATGCCGGGTTACTGGGAGTAA
- a CDS encoding HIT family protein, protein MAAKKARKKTSAKKTPAKRKAPIKAPAAAHGKIQIGKDVWPMERDVLFRPDRMKYVRKLIKPDGCVFCRASEEKVSFETLCVFKSKHSMVVLNKFPYNSGHLLVLPKRHCGDLLKLSDDEYHDLQNVIRLTMQALNELYQPGGINVGLNHGAVAGAGIPEHLHYHVIPRWTGDLNFFPLIAETKVLVESLEQTYEKVWSILRKYE, encoded by the coding sequence ATGGCAGCCAAAAAGGCGCGCAAAAAGACATCCGCGAAAAAGACACCCGCAAAAAGAAAAGCGCCAATCAAGGCCCCTGCGGCCGCTCACGGCAAAATCCAGATCGGCAAGGATGTCTGGCCGATGGAGCGAGATGTTTTGTTCCGTCCGGACCGCATGAAATATGTGCGCAAACTGATCAAACCCGATGGCTGTGTTTTTTGCCGGGCCTCTGAGGAAAAAGTCAGCTTTGAAACCTTGTGCGTGTTTAAATCCAAGCATTCGATGGTGGTTCTGAACAAGTTCCCTTACAACAGCGGGCACCTTTTGGTATTGCCAAAGCGCCACTGTGGGGACCTGTTGAAGCTTTCCGATGATGAATATCATGACCTGCAAAATGTCATTCGTCTGACCATGCAGGCCTTGAATGAGCTTTACCAGCCGGGCGGCATTAATGTGGGTTTGAACCACGGGGCTGTGGCGGGGGCGGGGATTCCTGAACATCTTCACTACCATGTGATTCCCCGATGGACCGGGGACCTTAATTTCTTCCCGTTGATTGCTGAGACCAAGGTCTTGGTTGAAAGTCTTGAGCAGACCTACGAGAAGGTATGGAGTATTTTAAGAAAATATGAATAG
- a CDS encoding rhomboid family intramembrane serine protease: MTPVVKWLLIINVAIWFVFQVIMEGFLRVPFTSIFGLFPGKVLFDFHIWQPFTYMFLHSMQVTHILFNMLMLWFFGAELEQRWGSKFFLIYYLVAGVGAAILYCLGVWVYALITGSQTGLIVPVVGASGAVFGLLLAQGMIFGERIVYFFMLFPMKTKYFVALMGLVQLASLMTSSVAGGEVAYLAHLGGIVAGFICLKMKGWFDRNEWKKKAKSKGRNLRLVVNNEKNEKPPKYWN, encoded by the coding sequence ATGACCCCTGTGGTGAAGTGGCTGCTGATCATCAATGTGGCTATCTGGTTCGTGTTCCAAGTGATCATGGAAGGCTTCCTGCGTGTTCCTTTCACGTCTATCTTCGGCTTGTTCCCGGGTAAGGTCCTTTTCGACTTCCATATCTGGCAGCCTTTCACGTACATGTTCCTGCACTCCATGCAGGTGACCCATATCCTGTTTAACATGCTGATGTTGTGGTTCTTCGGAGCCGAGCTGGAGCAGCGCTGGGGTTCGAAGTTCTTCCTGATCTACTATTTGGTAGCGGGTGTGGGCGCAGCGATCCTTTACTGCCTGGGTGTGTGGGTTTATGCCCTGATCACGGGTTCGCAAACCGGTCTGATTGTGCCGGTGGTGGGGGCTTCCGGGGCGGTCTTCGGTCTTTTGCTGGCGCAGGGGATGATCTTCGGCGAGCGTATTGTTTACTTCTTTATGCTGTTCCCGATGAAGACCAAGTACTTCGTGGCTTTGATGGGTCTGGTGCAACTGGCCTCCCTTATGACTTCCAGCGTCGCTGGCGGAGAAGTGGCTTATTTGGCCCATTTGGGCGGGATCGTGGCCGGCTTCATCTGCCTTAAAATGAAGGGCTGGTTTGACCGTAATGAATGGAAGAAGAAGGCCAAGAGCAAGGGCCGGAATCTGCGCCTGGTGGTCAATAACGAGAAAAATGAAAAACCTCCCAAGTATTGGAACTAA
- a CDS encoding Fe(3+) ABC transporter substrate-binding protein → MKFLSAIVTLLAAVTVQANTAKLVLYSSYDGERLAPILQPFTQATGIQVEVVFASSTDLLKQLETEGLNSRADLYLDKDIVYMGEANRKGFLQSFTSNGVTQKVPSHLISDDKNWFLLFYRARTVMYNTQKVNPEDLKTYADLGDPKWKGQLCLRTSKNSYNEAMAAYFIKHFGEIQTTALLESWVKNLAVEPLKGDRDVIAAIANGTCAIGVANTYYLAPIVRDDVTYPVGVRFLEQDKVGAHINGVGIGITKSSKNTAAANAFLEFMVSKPVQEAVAGGFSQYPASKEADMAPILKEFGGFAEDMTNVNAVSDLVPAGIELMKKAGYK, encoded by the coding sequence ATGAAATTTTTGAGCGCAATCGTGACTCTGTTGGCGGCGGTGACCGTTCAGGCGAACACAGCCAAGTTGGTTTTGTATTCCTCTTATGATGGCGAAAGACTTGCGCCGATTCTGCAACCTTTCACTCAGGCTACCGGTATTCAGGTGGAAGTGGTGTTTGCTTCCTCGACAGATCTTTTGAAACAACTTGAAACTGAAGGTTTGAACTCCCGCGCGGATCTTTATCTGGATAAAGACATCGTTTATATGGGTGAAGCGAACCGCAAAGGTTTCCTGCAGTCTTTCACATCCAATGGTGTGACTCAGAAAGTTCCTTCCCACTTGATCTCTGATGACAAGAACTGGTTCCTGCTGTTCTACCGTGCACGCACTGTGATGTACAACACACAGAAAGTGAATCCGGAAGACCTGAAAACTTATGCGGACCTGGGCGATCCTAAATGGAAAGGTCAGTTGTGCCTAAGAACCTCCAAAAACAGCTATAACGAAGCAATGGCTGCTTACTTCATCAAGCACTTCGGTGAAATCCAAACGACAGCGTTGTTAGAGTCCTGGGTGAAAAATCTGGCAGTGGAGCCTTTAAAAGGGGACCGTGACGTGATCGCGGCTATCGCCAACGGCACTTGTGCGATCGGTGTTGCCAACACTTACTATCTGGCGCCTATCGTTCGTGATGATGTGACTTATCCAGTGGGTGTTCGTTTCCTGGAGCAGGACAAAGTCGGCGCACACATCAACGGTGTGGGTATCGGGATCACGAAGTCCTCCAAAAACACAGCGGCAGCCAATGCTTTCCTTGAGTTCATGGTTTCGAAGCCGGTTCAAGAAGCCGTTGCTGGCGGTTTTAGTCAGTACCCTGCAAGCAAGGAAGCAGATATGGCTCCCATCTTGAAAGAATTCGGTGGTTTTGCTGAAGACATGACCAACGTGAATGCAGTTTCTGATCTTGTGCCAGCAGGTATCGAGTTGATGAAAAAAGCGGGTTACAAATAG
- a CDS encoding L,D-transpeptidase family protein, giving the protein MRLLLTGCALFALSLPVLAGPAVTPSSQIETDLLPASLLQISETEAFSRYVILVDKEQRKLSVFERNGEQIQKITEYPADIGKMGGNKTKRDDHKTPEGIYFLQERLSQPKIPFSLYGALAFTTNYPNLFDKRENKTGSGIWLHAIPDSVPLTRGSRGCVVVRNDVIKKLADYIKLGETPILIFDHVNYVSKSEHDKRRQDLSRFVESWRQAWENQDIEKYQTFYDEGFKAPGFNYKSWMSHKKNLKSKYEYIKVHLSQPYIVQHNDQLLVKTLQRYESDKHVDYGVKTIYALKSGDTYKIIREEWAPFSQQEVAAAIARENSMTASSQKTQ; this is encoded by the coding sequence ATGAGACTATTGCTCACGGGCTGTGCTTTATTTGCGTTGAGTCTGCCGGTTTTGGCGGGCCCTGCTGTCACGCCTTCTTCTCAAATTGAAACAGACCTGCTACCGGCTTCCCTGCTTCAGATTTCTGAAACCGAAGCCTTTTCCCGCTATGTGATTCTGGTGGACAAAGAGCAGCGCAAACTTTCTGTGTTTGAGCGCAATGGTGAACAGATCCAAAAGATCACCGAGTACCCTGCTGACATCGGCAAAATGGGTGGCAACAAAACCAAACGTGATGATCATAAAACGCCGGAAGGCATTTACTTCCTGCAAGAGCGTCTGAGCCAGCCAAAAATTCCGTTCAGCCTTTATGGGGCCCTGGCGTTCACGACGAACTATCCCAATCTTTTCGACAAACGTGAAAACAAAACCGGTTCCGGCATCTGGCTGCACGCGATTCCCGACTCGGTGCCTTTGACCCGCGGCTCTCGCGGCTGCGTCGTTGTTCGTAACGACGTGATCAAGAAGCTGGCGGACTATATCAAACTGGGTGAAACACCTATTTTGATTTTTGATCACGTGAACTATGTTTCCAAATCCGAACACGACAAGCGCCGCCAGGATCTAAGCCGCTTCGTGGAAAGCTGGAGACAGGCCTGGGAAAATCAGGACATTGAAAAATACCAGACCTTCTATGACGAAGGATTCAAGGCTCCGGGCTTCAATTACAAGTCCTGGATGAGCCACAAAAAGAACCTGAAATCCAAGTACGAGTACATCAAAGTTCACCTGTCGCAACCGTACATCGTTCAACACAACGATCAGTTGCTGGTGAAAACCCTGCAGCGCTATGAATCTGACAAACACGTCGATTATGGTGTGAAGACAATCTATGCCCTCAAGTCCGGTGACACTTATAAAATCATCCGAGAAGAATGGGCTCCGTTCAGTCAGCAGGAAGTGGCCGCCGCGATTGCCCGCGAAAACTCCATGACCGCCTCTTCCCAGAAAACGCAATAA
- a CDS encoding flagellar basal body-associated FliL family protein, translating to MAEAQETSAKPKNTAMLFQIIFAVLNLAVMGAGGYMVYASTMGWESPKITEEDVDRELASVSDETDLAPLVYTMDKFTVNLGGEPKRTIRLEINLQMLGKEGFEEVMEPENRAKARDRIVRLLNEKPFSDLDSIQGKLFLKDKIAGEVNGILRRGVVKDVFFSDFVVQ from the coding sequence ATGGCTGAAGCACAAGAGACATCTGCAAAACCAAAGAATACCGCCATGCTATTTCAGATCATCTTCGCAGTCTTGAATCTGGCTGTGATGGGTGCTGGTGGTTATATGGTCTATGCCTCGACGATGGGATGGGAAAGCCCCAAGATCACCGAGGAGGATGTGGATCGCGAACTGGCCTCTGTTTCTGATGAAACGGACCTGGCACCGTTGGTTTATACCATGGATAAGTTCACGGTGAATCTGGGGGGCGAGCCCAAGCGCACCATCCGTCTGGAGATCAATCTGCAGATGCTGGGTAAAGAAGGTTTTGAAGAGGTGATGGAGCCGGAAAACCGCGCCAAAGCCCGGGACCGCATTGTCCGCCTGCTCAATGAAAAGCCGTTTTCAGACCTGGACAGCATTCAAGGGAAGTTGTTCCTGAAGGATAAGATTGCCGGAGAAGTGAATGGTATTCTTCGTCGTGGCGTCGTGAAAGATGTTTTCTTCTCTGATTTCGTCGTTCAGTAG
- a CDS encoding M16 family metallopeptidase, with protein sequence MKRISTLLLGLSLSLSAHAVDPTPVPKTPDKDVIGAIQGWAPKNDLKISLPVTKFTLENGLTVLLLEDHAVPMVSYHTWYRVGSRDESPGVTGAAHMLEHMMFKGAKKYDGKSFDRIFHENGITNNAFTTNDYTGFYENLPSSKLELVMDMEVDRMSSLLISPEDLKSEKEVVKEERRWRVDNNPMGLLRELMMGTIFKVHPYKWPVIGHMKDIEAYDSEKLRYFYNTFYVPNNAVLVVVGDFNTSKVKSLIEKYYGKLPSRPLPERKYPSEPAQKVQQNATLRKDVQNTSFVVAYKSPKQGQPDMYALDLAANILGYGTSSRLHKRLVYQKQTATSAYSYNYAMQDEGMFAVGVNLKPGQAPQEALDVVYNEIWKLRNQKVTEAELEKAKTQVMKDLVDSLKTMDGKARALAVNEIVTGSYQSLFTDLEKYQAVTADDIKRVADKYTQQTQRSIITLEPKVKKEQ encoded by the coding sequence ATGAAAAGGATTTCTACTTTGCTCTTGGGGCTGAGCCTGTCCCTGTCTGCTCATGCCGTGGATCCAACACCGGTACCGAAAACACCAGATAAAGACGTTATCGGCGCCATCCAAGGATGGGCACCCAAAAACGATTTGAAGATTTCCCTGCCGGTGACCAAGTTCACCCTGGAAAACGGTCTGACCGTGCTTCTTTTAGAGGACCACGCGGTTCCGATGGTCAGTTATCACACCTGGTACCGTGTGGGCTCCCGCGATGAATCCCCGGGTGTGACAGGGGCTGCGCACATGCTGGAACATATGATGTTTAAGGGGGCTAAGAAGTATGACGGCAAATCCTTTGACCGCATCTTCCATGAAAACGGCATCACCAACAATGCTTTCACCACCAATGACTACACCGGCTTCTATGAAAACCTGCCCAGCTCCAAACTGGAGCTGGTGATGGATATGGAAGTGGACCGCATGAGTTCGCTTCTGATCAGCCCCGAAGACCTGAAGAGCGAAAAAGAAGTCGTGAAAGAAGAACGGCGCTGGAGAGTCGACAACAATCCGATGGGTCTTTTGCGCGAACTGATGATGGGCACGATCTTTAAAGTGCACCCTTACAAATGGCCGGTGATTGGCCACATGAAGGACATCGAGGCTTATGATTCTGAAAAGCTTCGCTACTTCTATAACACCTTCTATGTGCCGAACAATGCGGTGCTGGTGGTGGTCGGTGACTTCAACACCTCCAAAGTAAAAAGTCTGATTGAAAAGTACTATGGCAAATTGCCTTCCCGTCCTTTGCCGGAAAGAAAATATCCTTCCGAGCCGGCGCAAAAAGTTCAGCAGAACGCAACGTTGCGCAAAGACGTTCAGAACACTTCTTTCGTAGTTGCCTATAAGAGCCCGAAACAGGGGCAGCCTGATATGTACGCTCTGGATCTGGCCGCGAACATTCTGGGTTATGGAACGTCCAGCCGTCTGCACAAGCGTCTGGTGTACCAAAAGCAAACAGCGACTTCCGCTTATTCCTACAACTATGCCATGCAGGACGAGGGGATGTTCGCCGTGGGTGTGAACCTGAAACCGGGTCAGGCGCCTCAAGAGGCTCTTGATGTTGTGTATAACGAAATCTGGAAGCTGCGTAATCAGAAAGTGACTGAAGCAGAGCTTGAAAAAGCCAAAACCCAGGTGATGAAGGATCTGGTGGATTCTTTGAAAACCATGGACGGCAAAGCGCGCGCCCTGGCCGTGAACGAAATCGTCACTGGCAGCTATCAAAGCCTGTTCACAGATCTGGAAAAATACCAGGCCGTGACTGCGGATGACATCAAACGTGTTGCTGACAAGTATACACAACAGACTCAACGCTCGATCATCACCCTTGAACCCAAAGTGAAAAAGGAACAGTAG